The following proteins are encoded in a genomic region of Burkholderia stabilis:
- a CDS encoding DUF6396 domain-containing protein yields MLNLANAYAQGQGVDRDSEHAVQITEQAMKLGIPAAYDLMGTYHMNGMGVKQDASRAYAFWQLAADMGSPSAMAYLGGKMDALYDDPKAGFWGNRKIALQMLECAVAQGNGLAAYELGTTIAGDRAELSENNERALKTLHAGVKFGSAESAGWLSASFGKGDALVGHVKDEARAERYSVLADRLERDPDLRLPNLDKVVPLPPAKLPKWDGHKETLIDAAKAVTSAPVSPAKSAVHPVSMRTDRAHVPYGYMVPEKPSVAVPPQAETTAAPVGGYWIAQLKYPTAERHFAWNAAQVPMHYRKDELFDRSRPGLMPEDGRIFFHYVGDAIPVPAQQAESHPRVTQGIVRIAEFPDPAIRCRGTRACPVTGVWQAGVADDHLRAATFNQWYRQAYVMQGDTFPDPRAMHLDVSPADVTWTWWNEANHLGFAKLPQVSVGNAPEHA; encoded by the coding sequence ATGCTGAATCTGGCGAATGCCTACGCCCAGGGGCAGGGTGTGGATCGTGATTCCGAACATGCCGTGCAGATCACCGAACAGGCAATGAAACTGGGTATTCCGGCGGCCTACGATCTGATGGGTACGTATCACATGAACGGGATGGGCGTAAAGCAGGATGCCAGCCGCGCCTATGCATTCTGGCAACTGGCCGCCGATATGGGCAGCCCGAGTGCGATGGCGTATCTGGGTGGCAAGATGGACGCGCTCTATGATGATCCGAAGGCGGGTTTCTGGGGCAACCGCAAGATCGCACTCCAGATGCTTGAATGTGCGGTCGCGCAGGGCAATGGACTTGCAGCATATGAGTTGGGAACGACGATTGCGGGTGATCGAGCCGAGTTGAGCGAGAACAATGAACGCGCACTCAAGACGCTGCATGCGGGCGTGAAATTCGGCAGTGCCGAGAGTGCGGGATGGTTGAGTGCGTCGTTTGGCAAGGGGGACGCGCTGGTCGGTCATGTCAAGGATGAAGCCCGGGCCGAACGTTATAGCGTTCTCGCCGACCGCCTCGAGCGCGACCCCGACCTGCGCCTGCCGAACCTGGACAAGGTGGTGCCGTTGCCGCCTGCCAAATTGCCCAAGTGGGACGGCCACAAGGAGACGTTAATCGACGCGGCGAAGGCCGTGACGTCCGCGCCGGTGTCGCCGGCCAAATCCGCCGTGCACCCCGTGTCGATGCGTACCGACCGCGCGCACGTGCCCTATGGCTACATGGTGCCGGAAAAGCCGTCGGTTGCCGTTCCTCCGCAGGCGGAAACGACCGCCGCCCCTGTCGGTGGCTACTGGATCGCACAACTGAAATATCCGACGGCCGAACGTCACTTCGCATGGAATGCGGCCCAGGTGCCGATGCATTACCGGAAGGACGAATTGTTCGACCGGAGCCGCCCCGGCTTGATGCCTGAGGACGGTCGCATCTTCTTCCATTACGTCGGCGACGCGATTCCCGTGCCCGCGCAGCAGGCTGAATCGCATCCCCGCGTGACGCAGGGCATCGTACGCATCGCGGAATTCCCGGACCCCGCCATCCGGTGTCGCGGCACGCGTGCGTGTCCGGTGACGGGCGTCTGGCAGGCCGGTGTGGCGGACGATCATCTTCGGGCGGCCACGTTCAATCAATGGTATCGCCAGGCCTACGTCATGCAGGGGGATACATTCCCCGATCCGCGCGCCATGCATCTGGACGTATCGCCGGCGGACGTGACGTGGACGTGGTGGAACGAAGCCAATCATCTGGGGTTCGCGAAACTGCCTCAGGTCAGCGTCGGCAACGCGCCCGAGCACGCTTGA
- a CDS encoding phospholipase D-like domain-containing protein, whose protein sequence is MSDTNTQNKSKAPVDVCTRQTVASAQWFLEKQGDYYAPPYEKNNLDVFICGEDAFVQIAADLKAAKHSVEIICWGFDPGMELIRKGAVWPRGDTWGGLLRDVAAGKFNNGKPVQVRLLSWYGVIGSTISNNMPGYSGGRLTYEQKMAREIGKGGGIYLRLGDAPQPQSPQERREDFNAQWYDDAFAGRLPNLSLRTRDGSSKDVHESLAHEPGKRDNLEDFGLEKLATDHQKTILIDYDHEGGTHAVGYVMGLNSVTDYWDTQQHIFNDPRRGEGWEGANDSQPGLKPYQDYASRIRGEALVAVSKNFTDAWNRAKGTGANLSRTHDFKKVPPGLTENLGTPCQRAQIVRTQPEEKDKSVKALYLQATSFARSYIYIENQYFQYTEWPTKLKELRTAFLSCNQAAGKKPVDIPNLHVMAVIPTPERKQMVPRTHDTVKVLGYATSMPNQDKAVEDELARNRQQQATWDAYVKRQKASGARIDPDYYPAPLSPAAQSAKDLGDKASLTKSLDQMGIRALVGSLWSFDYNWRSSKLNTETEKKQARWDDYVKKQQAKGELPDPDLAPMLPLPTQSFAARYREIYIHSKLLMIDDSFFTLGSANLNLRSMAVDAEINVGTDDRTKSEDLRKRVWKLHTGNAADCNPSSLTPQAMSKAFLNWVQLLRANEIARKKGDAPTGFLHPFHDERVTGVRLS, encoded by the coding sequence ATGTCCGACACCAATACCCAAAACAAATCGAAGGCGCCGGTCGACGTTTGTACGCGTCAGACGGTCGCCAGTGCGCAATGGTTTCTCGAGAAGCAGGGGGACTACTACGCGCCGCCTTACGAAAAGAACAATCTCGACGTATTCATCTGCGGCGAGGATGCGTTCGTACAGATAGCGGCCGATTTGAAAGCGGCCAAGCATAGTGTTGAAATCATTTGCTGGGGCTTCGACCCGGGTATGGAATTGATCCGGAAGGGAGCGGTCTGGCCGCGGGGAGATACCTGGGGCGGGCTGCTGCGCGATGTGGCGGCGGGGAAGTTCAACAACGGCAAGCCGGTGCAGGTTCGCTTGCTCTCGTGGTATGGCGTGATCGGAAGTACCATTTCGAACAACATGCCGGGCTACAGCGGTGGTCGCCTTACCTACGAGCAGAAAATGGCCAGGGAGATCGGCAAGGGGGGCGGCATCTATTTGCGGTTGGGCGATGCGCCGCAGCCGCAGTCTCCCCAGGAGCGGCGCGAGGATTTCAATGCGCAATGGTACGACGACGCATTTGCCGGCCGCCTGCCCAACCTGTCGCTTCGTACACGGGACGGCAGCAGCAAGGACGTTCACGAAAGCTTGGCACACGAGCCGGGCAAGCGCGATAACCTGGAAGATTTCGGCCTGGAGAAATTGGCCACGGACCATCAGAAGACCATCCTGATCGACTACGACCACGAGGGCGGTACGCACGCGGTCGGCTACGTGATGGGACTGAACAGCGTGACGGACTATTGGGATACGCAGCAGCATATCTTCAACGATCCGCGTCGCGGAGAGGGATGGGAGGGCGCCAACGACTCGCAACCGGGGTTGAAGCCTTACCAGGACTACGCAAGCCGGATTCGGGGCGAAGCACTGGTGGCGGTGAGCAAGAACTTCACCGATGCGTGGAACCGGGCCAAGGGCACGGGCGCGAACCTGTCGCGAACGCACGATTTCAAAAAGGTGCCCCCGGGTTTGACGGAGAACCTTGGCACGCCGTGTCAGCGCGCGCAAATCGTCCGTACGCAGCCCGAAGAAAAGGACAAATCCGTCAAGGCCTTGTATCTCCAGGCGACGTCGTTTGCGCGCAGTTATATCTACATCGAGAACCAGTATTTTCAGTATACCGAGTGGCCGACGAAGCTGAAGGAATTGCGAACCGCGTTTCTGTCGTGCAACCAGGCGGCCGGAAAGAAGCCTGTCGACATACCGAATTTGCACGTGATGGCTGTCATCCCCACGCCCGAGCGGAAACAGATGGTGCCGCGTACGCACGATACGGTCAAGGTACTGGGCTATGCCACGTCGATGCCCAATCAGGACAAGGCGGTGGAAGATGAACTCGCGCGCAACCGGCAGCAACAGGCAACCTGGGACGCCTACGTCAAGCGGCAGAAAGCGAGTGGCGCAAGGATCGACCCCGACTATTACCCTGCTCCGCTGTCGCCTGCGGCGCAAAGTGCCAAGGACCTCGGCGACAAGGCGTCCCTGACGAAATCGCTGGATCAGATGGGTATTCGCGCGCTGGTCGGTAGCCTGTGGTCCTTTGACTACAATTGGCGCAGTTCCAAGCTGAACACCGAGACGGAGAAGAAGCAGGCTCGCTGGGACGACTACGTAAAAAAGCAGCAAGCCAAAGGCGAACTGCCCGACCCGGATCTGGCGCCGATGCTGCCGTTGCCGACACAATCATTCGCGGCCCGGTATAGGGAGATCTACATTCACAGCAAATTGTTGATGATCGACGACAGCTTCTTCACGTTGGGCAGCGCTAATCTGAATTTGCGGAGCATGGCAGTGGATGCCGAGATCAACGTGGGAACCGACGACCGCACGAAAAGCGAAGATCTGCGAAAGCGGGTGTGGAAGCTTCACACCGGAAATGCAGCGGATTGCAACCCGTCGTCGCTGACTCCGCAGGCCATGTCGAAGGCGTTCCTCAATTGGGTGCAATTGCTAAGGGCCAATGAGATTGCGCGAAAGAAGGGAGACGCGCCAACCGGTTTCCTGCATCCGTTCCATGATGAGCGCGTGACAGGCGTTCGCTTATCCTGA
- a CDS encoding thiamine pyrophosphate-binding protein: protein MNADQRRSPVTIGEAEAGTSFVALDDIRPRRGAEVLVEVLRSEGVRYVFGNPGTTELSFIDALTDAPDLSYVLGLQEAAVVAMADGYAQASGRPGFTNLHTVGGLGHAMGALLNAKAARTPLVVTAGQQDTRHAYTDPLLYGDSLGVARPAVKWAREVSHPDEIGVLVRRAFNDSAAAPSGPVFLSLPMDVMERATTEPVPRRSAIDRTSIPSALPDLAKALASIRPGRLAMVVGDEVFAAGASAAAVAVAETLGAPVFGPSWPAHLPFPTSHALWCGNLPMTVADMHETLRDFDAVFVLGGHFSITILYSTGPAIPTACRLYQLASDPHDLGRIHATALGCVGALRASLQALLPMLREASQHRRAEIDALHAEAQRGRARQRASLEEQVASGLNAAMTTPLVAAHEVARALGPTTPLVDESPATMPLIRRALHSAGTRQYYGTRGAILGWGMGAAVGLSLGLGREPVVAIIGDGSALYAPQALWTAAHEGLPVTFVVVNNQEYNILKKYMKSQQHFVSAHADRFVGMDLKDPPIDFLALARSWGVAARRVARAGDIAAAVECGIASGRPNLIEIPVSVT from the coding sequence ATGAACGCAGATCAACGACGAAGCCCCGTGACGATCGGGGAAGCCGAAGCCGGTACGAGTTTCGTGGCCCTCGACGACATCCGGCCCCGACGCGGCGCGGAGGTTCTGGTCGAGGTGCTGAGAAGCGAAGGGGTACGCTACGTTTTCGGCAATCCCGGCACGACCGAGCTGTCATTCATCGATGCGCTGACCGACGCCCCCGACCTGTCGTACGTGCTGGGCTTGCAGGAAGCCGCGGTCGTTGCGATGGCGGACGGCTATGCGCAGGCTTCCGGCCGGCCCGGCTTCACGAACCTGCATACGGTGGGCGGCCTCGGCCACGCGATGGGCGCCCTGCTGAATGCAAAGGCGGCCAGGACGCCACTGGTCGTCACTGCGGGCCAGCAGGATACCCGCCATGCCTACACCGATCCGCTGTTGTACGGCGATTCGCTGGGCGTCGCCCGTCCGGCGGTCAAATGGGCGCGGGAAGTCTCTCACCCGGATGAAATCGGCGTGCTCGTGCGGCGGGCATTCAACGACAGCGCGGCCGCGCCGTCCGGACCGGTCTTTCTGTCCCTGCCGATGGATGTGATGGAGCGCGCCACGACCGAGCCTGTCCCGCGGCGATCGGCGATCGACCGCACCTCGATCCCGTCGGCGCTGCCCGATCTGGCGAAGGCATTGGCATCGATCCGCCCCGGACGCCTCGCGATGGTGGTCGGCGACGAAGTGTTCGCGGCCGGCGCCAGCGCGGCAGCCGTGGCCGTCGCCGAAACGCTGGGCGCCCCGGTATTTGGCCCATCCTGGCCGGCCCACCTGCCGTTTCCGACGTCGCATGCGTTGTGGTGCGGCAACCTGCCCATGACGGTCGCCGACATGCATGAAACGCTCCGCGACTTCGACGCGGTCTTCGTGCTGGGCGGCCACTTCAGCATCACGATCCTCTACTCCACCGGCCCGGCCATTCCGACTGCGTGCAGGCTCTATCAACTGGCAAGCGATCCGCATGACCTGGGCCGGATACATGCAACCGCACTGGGTTGCGTCGGCGCCCTTCGCGCATCGCTCCAGGCACTCCTGCCGATGCTGCGCGAAGCGTCGCAGCATCGGCGCGCTGAAATCGACGCGTTGCACGCCGAAGCGCAGCGCGGTCGCGCACGACAGCGCGCCAGCCTCGAGGAGCAAGTCGCGTCCGGGTTGAACGCCGCGATGACGACGCCGCTTGTCGCCGCGCACGAAGTCGCTCGGGCGCTGGGTCCGACGACGCCGCTCGTCGATGAATCGCCGGCGACGATGCCGCTGATTCGCCGCGCGCTCCACTCCGCCGGTACGCGGCAGTACTACGGTACCCGGGGCGCCATTCTCGGATGGGGCATGGGAGCGGCGGTCGGCCTGTCGCTGGGTCTCGGACGGGAGCCCGTCGTCGCGATCATCGGCGACGGCTCGGCCCTCTACGCGCCGCAAGCGTTGTGGACCGCGGCGCATGAAGGTCTGCCGGTCACGTTCGTCGTAGTGAACAATCAGGAGTACAACATCCTGAAGAAGTACATGAAATCGCAGCAGCATTTCGTCAGCGCCCACGCCGATCGCTTCGTCGGCATGGACCTCAAGGACCCGCCGATCGACTTCCTGGCACTCGCGAGATCATGGGGTGTGGCGGCCCGTCGCGTGGCGCGTGCGGGAGACATCGCGGCCGCTGTCGAGTGCGGGATCGCATCGGGACGACCGAACCTGATAGAGATTCCGGTCAGCGTGACGTAA
- a CDS encoding helix-turn-helix domain-containing protein — protein MSAIDSDDIEPHALPANGTATRRNDARVWRSTLIPGGEMVTARFTDHVYSPHWHDAYTISVIERGAERYDYHGTRFVADAGSLPIINPGEIHTGSSAADAGWQCRTFYLPVDFVQGVAEEAGLRHHDTPWFDSDIIRDADLVGRALRAHRVLETGTDMLAVEYALLDAVSTLLKRYGRMRPPSRPMSIDRLRVERMKARMLDELTASLDLAELANVVGLSKFHAARIFSREVGMAPHAWRNQVRLARACDALRAGVPATDVAATFGFADQSHFNRHFKKANGVAPSRWSDTR, from the coding sequence ATGTCTGCCATCGACTCCGACGATATCGAGCCACACGCGCTTCCGGCGAACGGCACGGCGACGCGCCGGAATGACGCGCGCGTCTGGCGCTCCACGCTGATCCCCGGTGGAGAGATGGTCACGGCCCGATTCACCGACCATGTGTACTCGCCCCACTGGCACGACGCGTACACCATATCGGTGATAGAACGCGGAGCCGAACGTTACGACTATCACGGTACGCGGTTCGTCGCCGATGCCGGATCCCTTCCCATCATCAATCCCGGCGAAATTCATACCGGCTCGAGCGCAGCCGACGCGGGCTGGCAATGCCGCACGTTCTATTTGCCGGTCGATTTCGTGCAGGGCGTGGCCGAGGAAGCAGGGTTGCGCCATCACGATACGCCCTGGTTCGACTCGGACATCATCAGGGATGCCGATCTGGTCGGCCGCGCGCTGCGGGCGCACCGCGTGCTCGAGACCGGCACCGACATGCTGGCCGTGGAGTACGCGCTGCTCGACGCCGTTTCGACGCTGCTGAAACGCTACGGGCGGATGCGCCCGCCTTCGCGGCCAATGAGCATCGATCGCCTGCGTGTCGAGCGCATGAAAGCGCGCATGCTCGACGAGCTGACCGCATCGCTCGACCTGGCCGAGCTGGCCAATGTCGTTGGATTGTCGAAATTCCATGCCGCGCGAATCTTCTCGCGCGAAGTCGGCATGGCGCCGCATGCGTGGCGCAATCAGGTTCGACTGGCCCGCGCCTGCGATGCGCTTCGTGCCGGCGTGCCCGCAACCGACGTGGCCGCGACTTTCGGCTTCGCGGACCAGAGCCACTTCAACCGACACTTCAAGAAGGCAAACGGCGTCGCGCCGAGTCGCTGGAGCGACACCCGGTAA
- a CDS encoding pentapeptide repeat-containing protein, which yields MSSSEIIYKHDLWRKGAGGMPAGLSGQADSSAYAGLDLGLAQFAASNFSGSSFTATSFRQAGWTGCRFSACTFAGCDFAEIAISGCTFVDCIFNDAAFQGSTFNGVKFLGCKWNGVRFDGNTWRSVQVLDCTGTTVEAHGLKGLDVDFTGSYFEHLAFEDTEINGGH from the coding sequence ATGAGCAGTTCCGAAATCATCTACAAACATGACTTGTGGCGTAAGGGCGCGGGTGGCATGCCCGCGGGGCTGTCCGGTCAGGCGGACAGTTCGGCCTATGCGGGCCTTGATCTGGGGCTCGCGCAATTTGCCGCCAGCAATTTCAGCGGCAGCAGCTTCACCGCAACGTCATTCCGACAGGCCGGCTGGACGGGGTGCCGGTTCTCGGCCTGCACGTTCGCCGGTTGCGATTTCGCGGAGATTGCGATTTCCGGATGCACGTTCGTGGATTGCATCTTCAATGACGCCGCCTTTCAGGGCAGCACATTCAACGGCGTGAAATTTCTCGGATGCAAGTGGAACGGTGTCAGGTTCGACGGCAACACGTGGCGTTCGGTGCAGGTGCTGGACTGTACCGGCACCACGGTTGAAGCTCACGGTCTCAAGGGGCTGGACGTCGATTTCACCGGGAGCTATTTCGAGCATCTGGCCTTCGAGGATACGGAAATCAACGGTGGGCATTGA